From the Syntrophomonadaceae bacterium genome, one window contains:
- a CDS encoding ribosomal L7Ae/L30e/S12e/Gadd45 family protein, translated as MLKELRTFLGFAQKAGQVVSGETSVRSHMVRRKVFLLVLAEDSSQSAKNDFLQLSEKMQIPVFILGTKSDLGLAIGKSPRFVLGIKDRSFAEKISKLFGVE; from the coding sequence ATGTTGAAGGAACTTAGAACCTTTTTAGGTTTCGCGCAAAAAGCAGGCCAGGTTGTATCTGGCGAAACTTCGGTCAGATCCCATATGGTAAGGCGGAAAGTATTTCTTCTGGTTCTGGCAGAAGACAGCTCTCAATCAGCTAAGAATGATTTCTTGCAGTTGAGTGAAAAAATGCAAATTCCTGTTTTTATCCTCGGAACAAAATCCGACTTAGGACTGGCTATTGGCAAGTCGCCTCGCTTTGTTCTAGGAATAAAGGACAGGAGTTTTGCTGAAAAAATAAGCAAACTATTTGGTGTTGAGTAA
- the infB gene encoding translation initiation factor IF-2, with protein sequence MAKIRVYELAKELKLTTQEIMRVLSILNISVKTHMSTLEDDQIKRIRDHLIEIQKPMPKPVEGEKKREVPPTPKVEVRPQTEQKPDIRNNQAATGQPRFPQEQKRFDQNRNQTGPVNPQAKPFFNRTGERSEQARPVPNRFGDKNEPNRTSPNRPGERPDQGKPYPNRSGDRPGYGGQPRTPFVRNNQENERPIGFQGQANKGPGTGFGASDRMPLPPSQQGSATWNPTNKTQQQPFRDQRQGPKPAAPAASVPGKGLKPTPPAKGGKPEQKARDTGEKSNNRRTRPNAYQDFRKKDIVEIEGKFKSPRPHRGKLIGRNETPSIKKITIGDFIIVQDLAKKMGKSASDVIKKLMALGSMVTINQEIDAETATLLANEFGVEVEVKSEKAMAEVADIEDEPETLENRSPVVTIMGHVDHGKTSLLDAIRQTNVTATEAGGITQHIGAYQAKIKDKTITFLDTPGHAAFTAMRARGAQVTDIAVLVVAADDGVMPQTIEALNHAKAAGVPIIVAVNKVDKPEANSERVKQQLTEYGLVAEEWGGDTIFAEVSALKKQGLENLLEMILLIAEVMELKANPRRLAKGIVVEAELDKGRGPVATMLVQKGTLKIGDGVIVGTTSGKVRAMLNYKGERIKEAGPSVPVLVVGLSEVPQPGDIFQVLNDERQARDIAGHRHNLRRAEEMQKTNRVRLDELFKRLGTGEVKELNIVLKADVLGSAEAICQSLERLSTPEVKVNIIHNGVGAISETDIMLAAASNAIVIGFNVRPDANARRAADSEHVDIRLYRIIYEAIDDVKAAMSGLLTPVFKEVVVGRAEIRQVFKVPKAGTVAGSYVSEGKINNKNKLRIIRDGVVIHEGTLGSLRRFKEDVREVSHGYECGIGIERFNDIKEGDIIEAFIMEEVRREL encoded by the coding sequence ATGGCTAAAATTCGTGTTTATGAATTAGCTAAGGAATTAAAACTAACTACCCAAGAAATAATGCGGGTGTTGTCAATTCTAAATATTTCTGTAAAAACCCATATGAGCACATTGGAAGATGACCAAATAAAACGTATCCGCGACCACCTGATTGAGATACAAAAACCGATGCCTAAACCAGTTGAAGGAGAAAAGAAAAGAGAAGTTCCTCCAACTCCAAAGGTAGAGGTAAGACCTCAAACTGAACAAAAGCCAGACATAAGGAACAATCAGGCTGCCACTGGACAGCCTAGATTCCCGCAAGAACAAAAACGCTTTGACCAGAATCGAAACCAGACCGGCCCTGTTAATCCTCAAGCCAAGCCCTTTTTCAACAGAACAGGGGAGAGGTCAGAACAAGCCAGGCCTGTTCCTAATCGTTTTGGGGATAAAAATGAACCTAACAGAACATCACCTAACCGTCCTGGAGAAAGACCTGACCAAGGAAAGCCTTATCCTAATCGTTCTGGAGACAGACCCGGCTATGGTGGCCAACCCCGGACACCATTCGTACGCAATAACCAGGAAAATGAACGCCCGATAGGTTTTCAGGGACAAGCTAATAAAGGTCCGGGAACCGGTTTCGGGGCCAGCGACCGGATGCCTTTGCCCCCTAGCCAACAAGGCAGTGCAACATGGAATCCGACCAACAAAACTCAACAACAGCCTTTCCGGGACCAGCGGCAAGGACCTAAACCTGCAGCGCCTGCTGCCTCTGTGCCCGGAAAAGGATTAAAACCAACTCCCCCAGCAAAAGGCGGAAAGCCTGAACAAAAAGCTAGGGATACCGGAGAAAAAAGCAATAACAGACGAACCCGTCCCAATGCCTACCAGGATTTTCGCAAGAAAGATATTGTTGAGATCGAAGGTAAATTCAAAAGTCCGCGCCCGCATCGAGGGAAGTTGATCGGGCGCAATGAAACTCCAAGTATAAAAAAAATCACCATTGGGGATTTCATTATTGTTCAGGATTTAGCGAAAAAGATGGGGAAGAGCGCCTCGGACGTGATCAAAAAATTGATGGCATTAGGTTCGATGGTCACAATCAATCAGGAAATTGACGCTGAAACAGCTACTCTTCTAGCCAATGAATTTGGGGTTGAAGTAGAAGTCAAATCTGAAAAGGCGATGGCAGAAGTCGCAGATATTGAAGATGAACCGGAAACCCTGGAAAACAGGTCACCGGTTGTCACCATTATGGGACATGTTGATCATGGAAAGACATCTTTGTTGGATGCGATTCGTCAAACCAATGTAACAGCAACTGAAGCTGGAGGAATAACCCAGCATATAGGCGCCTACCAGGCAAAGATTAAAGACAAGACAATTACCTTTTTAGATACGCCGGGACATGCAGCCTTTACGGCAATGAGAGCTCGCGGGGCTCAAGTTACAGATATTGCTGTCCTTGTTGTAGCTGCGGATGACGGAGTTATGCCGCAAACCATTGAGGCCTTAAATCATGCAAAGGCTGCAGGAGTACCGATTATCGTTGCGGTGAACAAGGTAGATAAACCCGAGGCTAACTCTGAACGAGTAAAGCAGCAACTGACAGAATATGGTCTGGTTGCTGAAGAATGGGGCGGTGACACCATTTTTGCGGAGGTGTCCGCACTAAAGAAACAAGGTTTGGAAAATCTCCTGGAAATGATCCTGCTAATAGCAGAAGTTATGGAGTTAAAAGCTAACCCACGCAGGCTTGCAAAAGGAATTGTAGTTGAGGCCGAATTGGACAAAGGGAGAGGTCCTGTAGCTACAATGCTGGTCCAAAAAGGTACCTTGAAAATCGGAGATGGTGTAATAGTTGGCACAACTTCTGGCAAAGTAAGGGCAATGTTAAATTACAAAGGGGAACGGATTAAGGAGGCAGGTCCTTCAGTACCTGTTTTGGTTGTAGGTTTATCTGAGGTTCCCCAACCTGGCGATATTTTTCAGGTTTTAAATGACGAGCGCCAGGCCAGGGATATTGCCGGCCATCGGCATAATCTCCGGAGGGCTGAAGAGATGCAAAAAACCAACCGGGTCCGGCTGGACGAGTTATTCAAGCGCTTGGGAACCGGGGAAGTCAAGGAACTGAATATTGTGCTGAAAGCGGATGTTCTCGGTTCTGCAGAAGCAATTTGCCAATCCCTGGAACGACTTAGTACTCCGGAGGTAAAGGTTAACATAATCCACAACGGTGTGGGGGCGATTTCTGAAACCGATATTATGTTAGCTGCAGCTTCTAATGCTATAGTAATCGGTTTTAATGTAAGACCTGATGCTAACGCTCGCCGGGCAGCGGACTCCGAACATGTTGATATCCGCCTGTACCGGATCATCTATGAGGCTATAGATGATGTAAAAGCAGCCATGAGTGGATTATTAACGCCTGTTTTTAAAGAAGTGGTAGTTGGAAGAGCCGAGATACGGCAAGTATTTAAGGTTCCTAAAGCAGGAACGGTAGCCGGCAGTTATGTTTCCGAAGGAAAAATCAACAATAAAAACAAGTTAAGGATCATCAGGGACGGTGTTGTTATTCATGAAGGCACTCTTGGTTCCTTACGCAGGTTTAAAGAAGATGTTCGAGAAGTATCTCATGGATATGAATGCGGTATTGGAATAGAAAGATTTAATGATATCAAAGAGGGAGATATTATAGAAGCCTTTATAATGGAAGAAGTAAGGCGAGAGTTATAA
- the rbfA gene encoding 30S ribosome-binding factor RbfA — protein sequence MSQRQLRVAEEMKKEIADILRNEVKDPRVGFVTITSVELSTDLRIAKIFVSIFGDKEEQRKCLEALHKATGFVRREIGQRIKLRHIPELVFKFDSSIEHGDKIARLLSKIVEPEPEPENGNK from the coding sequence ATGTCCCAGAGACAACTTCGGGTCGCTGAAGAAATGAAAAAAGAAATTGCAGATATTTTACGGAATGAGGTAAAAGACCCCCGCGTAGGATTTGTGACGATAACCTCAGTGGAGCTTTCAACTGATCTTAGAATCGCCAAGATATTTGTCAGCATTTTTGGCGACAAAGAGGAGCAGCGCAAGTGTCTGGAAGCTTTACACAAAGCAACAGGTTTTGTGCGGCGGGAAATTGGACAACGCATTAAACTAAGACATATACCTGAGTTGGTTTTTAAATTTGACAGTTCCATTGAGCACGGCGATAAAATCGCTAGATTACTGTCCAAGATCGTTGAGCCTGAGCCTGAGCCTGAGAATGGTAATAAATAA
- a CDS encoding bifunctional oligoribonuclease/PAP phosphatase NrnA — MLNFSELQQILNNQRRVLVVSHLLPDGDCLGSAVALSLGLKQSGHIVQNSNGDSIPEMYEFLSEIGGFLLPSCIEKTPEIAFLVDCSDFGRIGPKLQLILNDCPCIINIDHHLTNKYFGHYNYVDPMAAATGELIFKMLQQLNWPISVEMATALYTAIVTDTGSFQFENTTAETLKLAATLRELGAQADVIRKWLWESRPLAGLLLLKEALNSMHLEADGRLAWMALEQKAFARVGATNDLAEGVINYPRTLKGVEISILFREVSEEEIKVGLRSKNYVDVSLLAAQFGGGGHKRAAGCTVHGTLTDVIVKVLTYAKETLGKHTPLED; from the coding sequence ATGCTTAATTTTTCCGAACTTCAGCAAATACTGAATAACCAACGCAGAGTTTTGGTTGTATCCCATTTGTTGCCTGACGGTGACTGCTTAGGTTCTGCCGTTGCCTTGTCGCTAGGCTTAAAACAGAGCGGCCACATTGTACAGAACTCAAATGGCGATTCGATACCTGAAATGTATGAATTTCTTTCAGAGATTGGAGGATTTTTACTACCTTCTTGCATTGAAAAAACACCAGAAATTGCCTTCCTGGTAGATTGCTCTGATTTTGGCAGAATAGGGCCTAAGCTTCAACTGATACTTAATGATTGTCCTTGCATCATTAATATTGATCATCATCTGACAAATAAATATTTCGGGCACTATAACTATGTTGACCCGATGGCTGCTGCTACAGGCGAATTGATATTTAAAATGCTCCAGCAATTAAATTGGCCTATATCAGTTGAAATGGCTACAGCCCTGTATACTGCGATAGTTACGGATACCGGATCGTTTCAATTTGAAAATACAACTGCTGAAACTCTTAAACTTGCTGCTACCTTAAGAGAACTAGGAGCCCAAGCGGATGTGATCAGAAAATGGCTGTGGGAAAGCAGGCCATTGGCCGGATTACTGCTGTTGAAGGAAGCCCTTAACTCCATGCATTTGGAAGCTGATGGTCGCCTCGCATGGATGGCGCTGGAACAGAAAGCATTTGCACGAGTAGGAGCAACAAATGATCTTGCAGAGGGAGTAATTAATTATCCCCGTACCCTGAAAGGGGTTGAAATCTCGATTTTATTTCGTGAGGTTAGCGAAGAAGAGATAAAAGTTGGACTAAGATCAAAGAATTATGTTGACGTTTCTTTATTGGCTGCTCAATTTGGAGGAGGAGGTCACAAGAGAGCTGCAGGCTGCACAGTGCATGGAACATTAACAGATGTAATTGTTAAGGTTTTAACTTATGCCAAAGAAACTTTGGGGAAACATACCCCCCTGGAGGACTAA
- the truB gene encoding tRNA pseudouridine(55) synthase TruB: MEQQCLQGIINVLKPPGITSHDVINKLRRILGLKRIGHGGTLDPGAAGVLLTAVGKATRVLEFLTEENKTYLAMLRLGAATTTQDSFGTTVFRGEYSHLTDHDVHSTFEKFRGMVWQTPPMVSAIKHMGRKLYQLAREGVEIPREPRLIKIISLKIIQINFPIITFEVTCSKGTYVRTLCHDIGLTLGCGGHLYCLLRTSVGDFNLDSSFTLEEITSYYQTGNLLFLSPMTTALKKYQKISIPTILIEQLKNGRNIAVDLNYPCDGNKEIFVVSDKDNLIAIGHLNCSDGRVLFIPKKVFL, from the coding sequence ATGGAGCAGCAATGTCTGCAAGGAATAATTAATGTTCTAAAACCACCAGGAATCACCTCTCATGATGTGATAAATAAGTTGCGCAGGATCTTAGGTTTAAAGCGCATCGGCCACGGAGGAACCTTAGACCCCGGTGCAGCAGGTGTGCTTTTAACCGCTGTTGGAAAAGCAACGCGGGTGTTAGAATTCTTAACCGAGGAAAATAAGACATACCTGGCAATGTTGCGCTTGGGTGCCGCTACAACTACCCAGGATTCTTTCGGAACAACAGTGTTCCGCGGCGAGTATTCCCATTTGACAGATCATGATGTGCATTCAACATTTGAAAAGTTTCGCGGCATGGTTTGGCAAACCCCGCCCATGGTTTCTGCAATTAAGCATATGGGCAGAAAACTTTATCAGCTTGCCCGGGAGGGAGTAGAAATCCCCCGGGAACCCAGACTGATAAAAATTATATCTCTTAAAATCATCCAGATTAATTTTCCCATCATAACTTTTGAAGTAACCTGCTCCAAAGGGACTTATGTGAGAACTTTGTGTCATGACATTGGTCTCACCCTCGGCTGTGGCGGGCATCTTTATTGTTTGCTCAGAACTTCTGTCGGCGATTTTAATCTGGATTCAAGTTTTACTTTAGAAGAAATTACATCCTATTACCAGACAGGAAACCTTTTGTTTTTGTCTCCAATGACTACGGCCTTAAAAAAATACCAAAAAATATCTATTCCAACTATCTTGATCGAACAATTAAAAAATGGGCGAAACATAGCTGTTGATTTGAACTACCCCTGTGATGGCAATAAAGAGATTTTTGTTGTCTCAGATAAAGACAATTTAATTGCCATCGGTCATTTAAATTGTTCAGATGGACGTGTATTGTTCATACCAAAAAAAGTGTTTCTTTAA
- a CDS encoding bifunctional riboflavin kinase/FAD synthetase, with protein sequence MIAINDFNQFASIDHRGLVMAIGNFDGVHLGHRKLLASTIEKASQFNARSMVLTFEPHPARYFKPNQAPKMLISQQHKAALIREMGIEILFTIQFNQQFAELTPETFVKEILHQRIRPKAVLVGFNFSFGRHGLGNTKILHELGEYFGFEVEVIPPVYHQELLVSSSLIRDALTDGNVELARQLLSYWPVLVGTVVRGYGRGKTIGFPTANLKIDDEILIPAPGVYAAIAEVENETYKSVINIGCCPTFTNPNPTLEAHLLNFDGNLYGKKIKLNLHKRLRAEEKFYSIEELKNQILKDIAEADFACSR encoded by the coding sequence ATGATAGCAATTAATGATTTTAATCAATTTGCTTCTATTGATCATCGCGGTTTAGTGATGGCAATTGGCAATTTTGATGGAGTTCATCTTGGACACAGAAAATTGTTAGCTTCAACCATTGAGAAAGCAAGTCAGTTTAACGCCAGATCAATGGTATTAACATTTGAACCACATCCTGCCAGATATTTCAAACCAAACCAGGCACCTAAAATGCTGATTAGTCAACAGCACAAAGCTGCTTTAATCAGGGAAATGGGTATAGAAATTCTTTTTACTATTCAGTTTAACCAGCAATTTGCCGAATTAACGCCAGAAACCTTTGTCAAAGAAATACTCCATCAAAGGATTAGACCTAAAGCAGTGCTGGTTGGTTTTAATTTTTCTTTTGGAAGACATGGTTTAGGAAATACAAAAATCTTGCATGAACTTGGCGAATATTTTGGTTTTGAAGTGGAAGTAATTCCGCCAGTATATCACCAAGAGCTTTTAGTTAGCAGCAGTTTGATCAGAGACGCATTAACGGATGGAAACGTTGAGTTAGCACGGCAGCTATTATCTTATTGGCCTGTACTGGTAGGTACAGTGGTTCGGGGATATGGAAGGGGGAAAACCATAGGGTTCCCCACCGCTAATTTAAAGATAGATGATGAAATATTAATTCCAGCACCTGGCGTATATGCCGCAATCGCGGAAGTAGAGAATGAAACCTATAAAAGTGTGATCAACATCGGCTGTTGCCCTACTTTTACTAACCCTAACCCCACTTTAGAAGCGCACTTGCTAAATTTCGATGGAAACCTCTATGGAAAAAAGATTAAATTAAACCTTCATAAAAGGCTGAGGGCAGAGGAGAAGTTTTATAGCATAGAAGAGCTGAAGAACCAAATACTCAAAGACATTGCCGAGGCAGATTTCGCCTGCAGCAGATAA
- the recA gene encoding recombinase RecA, translated as MTDKLRALEIALGQIEKQFGKGSVMKLGETTINLTADAIPSGALALDIALGVGGIPRGRIIEIFGQESSGKTTVALHIIAEAQKNGGFAAFIDAEHALDPTYARNLGVDIDNLLVAQPDTGEQALEIAEALVRSGAVDVIVIDSVAALVPRAELEGDMGDAHVGLQARLMSQALRKLAGAINKSRTTAIFINQLREKVGVMFGNPETTPGGRALKFYASIRLEVRRTETLKRGEEMIGNRTRVKVVKNKVAPPFRQADFDIMYGEGISKEGCLVDLGTDMGIIQKSGAWYSFADERLGQGRENAKDFLKQNSHIARLIEEQIRKTIADLNARKATN; from the coding sequence ATGACGGACAAGCTTCGCGCATTAGAAATAGCCCTTGGTCAAATAGAAAAACAATTTGGCAAAGGCTCTGTCATGAAACTAGGCGAAACAACAATTAATTTAACTGCGGATGCCATTCCTTCTGGTGCCTTAGCACTAGATATTGCTTTAGGTGTAGGTGGAATACCCAGGGGCAGGATAATTGAAATATTTGGCCAGGAATCTTCGGGCAAGACTACAGTTGCCTTGCACATTATTGCTGAAGCTCAAAAAAATGGTGGCTTTGCAGCATTTATTGACGCTGAACATGCTTTAGATCCTACTTATGCGCGAAATCTTGGGGTTGACATTGATAATCTGCTAGTTGCACAACCGGATACTGGTGAACAGGCACTGGAAATTGCAGAGGCTCTGGTTAGAAGTGGAGCTGTTGATGTTATTGTAATAGATTCTGTTGCCGCCTTAGTTCCTAGGGCTGAACTTGAAGGAGACATGGGTGATGCCCATGTAGGTTTGCAAGCCAGGCTAATGTCTCAGGCTTTACGCAAACTGGCAGGAGCAATTAACAAATCCCGCACTACTGCTATTTTTATTAATCAATTGCGCGAAAAGGTTGGGGTTATGTTTGGCAATCCAGAAACTACTCCAGGCGGAAGGGCCCTTAAATTCTATGCTTCCATTAGGTTGGAAGTACGCAGAACTGAAACCCTGAAGCGAGGAGAGGAAATGATTGGTAACCGCACAAGGGTAAAGGTTGTCAAAAATAAAGTGGCACCTCCGTTTAGGCAGGCTGATTTTGATATTATGTATGGAGAGGGAATTTCTAAAGAAGGCTGCCTTGTAGATTTAGGCACAGATATGGGTATAATTCAAAAGAGCGGCGCTTGGTATTCTTTTGCTGACGAGCGCCTAGGACAGGGCCGGGAAAATGCTAAGGACTTTTTGAAGCAGAATTCTCATATTGCCCGCTTAATTGAAGAACAGATAAGAAAAACTATTGCAGATCTTAATGCTCGCAAAGCAACCAATTAA
- a CDS encoding regulatory protein RecX, with product MEKDKNRREQDALHYAFKLLAIRNRSAAELLNRFELKGFSRCESENTVLLLQEKGYVDDTVFTRSWIQERIKNKPMGRKRLLSELAKKGISLELCQEEVAALLPGDTELRIALQLARKHWERSPLVCPHKKIVRIAWLLARRGFSSGTINQVCAKLYSKKDVSQEIEL from the coding sequence ATGGAAAAGGATAAAAACAGAAGAGAGCAAGATGCTCTTCACTACGCCTTTAAACTATTAGCTATTAGAAACCGAAGCGCGGCTGAATTGCTGAACCGGTTCGAATTAAAAGGTTTTTCCCGTTGTGAAAGTGAAAATACTGTCTTACTATTACAAGAAAAGGGTTATGTTGACGATACTGTCTTCACAAGATCCTGGATACAAGAACGAATTAAAAATAAGCCTATGGGCCGAAAAAGGTTATTAAGTGAACTGGCTAAAAAAGGCATCTCCCTGGAACTTTGTCAAGAAGAAGTAGCAGCTCTGTTGCCAGGAGATACAGAATTGAGAATTGCCTTGCAGTTGGCAAGAAAACACTGGGAAAGATCCCCCCTGGTTTGTCCTCATAAAAAGATCGTTCGTATCGCATGGCTTCTGGCTAGACGGGGATTTTCTAGTGGTACCATCAATCAGGTGTGTGCTAAATTATATTCAAAAAAAGACGTATCACAAGAGATTGAATTGTAA
- the rny gene encoding ribonuclease Y has protein sequence MGFFAGYLIRKHLAEGKIATAEETAARIIDEAQKEAEGKKREALVEAKEEMHKMRGELEKEHRDRRSELQRIERRLLQKEESLDRKTDSLEKKENNLQKKEEEVESVRANLDEIYAKQVSELERLSGLTSDEARELLLSNVEDEMKHEIAVRIKEIEAQTKEEADKKAKEIITLAIQKCAADHVAETTVSVVNLPNDEMKGRIIGREGRNIRTLETLTGIDLIIDDTPEAVILSGFDPIRREVARIALEKLIADGRIHPARIEEMVEKAQKEVDQKIREEGELATFETGIHGLHPELVKLLGRLKYRTSYGQNVLKHSIEVAHLSAIMAYELGIDAVQAKRAGLLHDIGKAVDHEVEGPHVTIGVDLARKYRESPEILHAIAAHHGDIEPHSLVAVIVQAADAISAARPGARRETLESYIKRLAKLEEIADSFDGVEKAYAIQAGREIRIMVKPDRVDDLSSVRIAREIVKKIENELEYPGQIKVVVIRETRAIDYAK, from the coding sequence ATTGGTTTTTTTGCTGGATATTTAATTAGAAAACATCTGGCAGAAGGCAAAATTGCCACGGCTGAAGAAACAGCAGCAAGGATTATAGATGAAGCGCAGAAAGAAGCTGAAGGGAAGAAGCGGGAAGCTCTGGTTGAAGCAAAAGAAGAAATGCATAAAATGCGTGGTGAATTGGAAAAAGAACACAGAGACAGAAGAAGTGAACTTCAGCGAATTGAACGCAGGCTTCTGCAAAAGGAAGAGTCTCTGGATCGGAAAACCGATTCTCTGGAAAAAAAGGAAAATAACCTGCAAAAGAAGGAAGAAGAAGTTGAAAGCGTTCGTGCTAATTTGGATGAGATCTATGCAAAGCAAGTATCTGAACTCGAACGCTTATCGGGTCTCACTTCAGATGAAGCTAGAGAATTACTCTTATCCAATGTTGAAGATGAGATGAAACATGAGATTGCTGTCAGGATAAAGGAAATTGAGGCACAAACCAAAGAAGAGGCTGATAAGAAAGCGAAAGAAATCATTACCCTAGCCATTCAAAAATGTGCGGCAGATCATGTAGCCGAAACGACTGTTTCAGTTGTTAATTTGCCTAATGATGAAATGAAGGGACGGATTATTGGTAGAGAGGGAAGGAATATTCGTACCCTGGAGACATTAACAGGAATTGATTTAATTATTGATGATACCCCAGAAGCTGTTATTTTATCAGGTTTTGACCCTATCAGACGAGAGGTTGCCAGGATAGCTTTGGAAAAGCTGATTGCTGACGGCAGAATTCATCCGGCGCGGATTGAAGAAATGGTTGAAAAAGCTCAAAAAGAAGTGGACCAGAAAATCCGCGAGGAGGGTGAGCTTGCTACTTTTGAGACTGGAATTCATGGCCTGCACCCAGAATTAGTGAAATTGCTTGGCCGTTTAAAATACCGCACAAGCTACGGTCAAAATGTTCTGAAGCACTCGATTGAAGTTGCCCACTTGTCCGCCATTATGGCTTATGAGTTAGGTATCGATGCTGTCCAAGCAAAACGCGCAGGTCTTTTGCATGATATCGGAAAAGCTGTTGACCATGAAGTAGAAGGACCACATGTTACAATTGGAGTTGATTTAGCCCGTAAGTATCGCGAATCCCCAGAAATTCTTCACGCTATTGCCGCTCATCATGGTGATATTGAGCCTCACAGCCTTGTAGCGGTTATTGTTCAAGCTGCAGATGCCATCTCTGCCGCGAGACCGGGAGCAAGAAGAGAGACTCTGGAATCCTATATTAAGCGCTTAGCCAAACTTGAAGAAATTGCCGACTCCTTCGATGGAGTAGAAAAGGCATATGCAATTCAGGCTGGACGGGAAATACGCATTATGGTAAAGCCAGACAGAGTGGACGATTTATCTTCAGTAAGAATTGCCCGTGAAATAGTAAAGAAGATCGAAAACGAATTAGAATACCCAGGGCAAATAAAAGTGGTGGTTATCCGAGAAACCAGGGCTATTGATTACGCAAAATGA
- a CDS encoding TIGR00282 family metallophosphoesterase, producing the protein MNVLMIGDIFGKPGRRAVKKLLPEIIRNYQVDFVIANGENAAGGTGITHDTADELLSSGIDVLTMGNHVWDKKEVFNFIDMEKRILRPANYPPGTPGLGFNVFQAHNNLDVAVVNLSGRVFIGHLDCPFRILEDILISLKKKTQIIFVDFHAEATSEKLAMGWYLDGRVTAICGTHTHIQTADARVLPGGTAYITDLGMTGPRNSVLGVESSLVIQKFLTQMPVKFEVAGGPAQFNGVIIGLNTVTGKATGITTLFEILD; encoded by the coding sequence ATGAATGTATTGATGATTGGCGATATTTTTGGAAAACCGGGCCGCAGGGCAGTGAAAAAACTCTTGCCTGAAATAATACGGAATTATCAGGTTGATTTTGTTATTGCCAATGGAGAAAACGCAGCAGGAGGCACAGGGATTACTCACGATACAGCTGATGAGCTGCTTTCTTCGGGCATTGATGTGCTTACCATGGGTAACCATGTCTGGGATAAAAAAGAAGTCTTTAATTTTATCGATATGGAAAAAAGAATTTTACGGCCAGCTAACTACCCTCCCGGCACCCCCGGCTTGGGGTTTAATGTTTTTCAAGCACATAATAACTTGGATGTCGCCGTAGTTAATCTGTCTGGCCGGGTCTTTATCGGACATCTGGACTGCCCTTTTCGAATACTTGAGGACATACTTATATCCTTAAAAAAGAAAACGCAAATTATATTTGTGGATTTTCACGCAGAGGCTACTTCAGAAAAATTAGCCATGGGTTGGTACTTAGATGGCAGAGTCACCGCTATTTGCGGAACTCACACCCATATCCAAACCGCCGATGCAAGAGTTTTGCCAGGTGGCACGGCGTATATAACAGATCTTGGCATGACAGGCCCCAGAAACTCCGTTTTGGGAGTTGAGTCCAGTCTAGTAATCCAAAAGTTCTTAACTCAAATGCCTGTTAAGTTTGAGGTCGCTGGAGGCCCTGCTCAATTTAATGGTGTAATTATCGGGCTGAATACTGTTACTGGCAAAGCTACCGGCATTACGACACTGTTTGAAATTCTGGACTAA
- a CDS encoding stage V sporulation protein S: protein MEVFKVSAKSSPNSVAGALAGVLREKGGAEIQAIGAGALNQAVKAVAIARGFVATSGVDLICIPAFADIRIDGEERTAIKLIIEPR, encoded by the coding sequence ATGGAAGTATTTAAAGTATCAGCAAAATCGAGCCCAAACTCTGTTGCAGGCGCTTTAGCTGGGGTATTAAGGGAAAAGGGTGGCGCTGAAATTCAAGCAATCGGGGCTGGAGCATTAAACCAAGCAGTAAAAGCAGTCGCGATTGCGCGTGGCTTTGTCGCTACATCAGGAGTAGACTTGATCTGCATTCCTGCTTTTGCCGATATTCGCATCGATGGAGAAGAAAGAACAGCTATCAAATTAATTATTGAACCCAGGTGA